In the genome of Actinomadura graeca, one region contains:
- the alr gene encoding alanine racemase — protein sequence MNRVPAALQRRAGTFRPPTLQMLPVAVAANVVEIRARTRSTIMAVVKADGFGHGAVTVARAAVAAGAGWLGTTSVAEAAALRAARLAVPILTWLHPSGIDAEAAAAAGVDVAVGSVDELAALLAQATPTVRIHLHMDTGMSRGGCPRGQWDELIGLAQRGQRARRVRVAGVMGHLPLADRADPAANAPAVAAMRQARQAVRAAGLGSPPAHLAATSGTLTDPATHFDMVRVGAGLVGIDPSGTVRMHDASRLTAPIVHTTAVPAGTPVGYGGTYVTDRATHLSVLPVGYADGIPRECSPQAGVAIRGRRLPVAGRVSMDQIVIDTGAESFPAGTSATVFGPDGGATPTVHDWARWAGTIPHTIVTGIGPRVKRSIA from the coding sequence GTGAACCGCGTCCCGGCCGCGCTTCAGCGCCGGGCGGGCACGTTCCGTCCGCCGACCTTGCAGATGCTGCCCGTGGCGGTGGCCGCCAACGTGGTCGAGATCCGCGCGCGGACCCGGAGCACGATCATGGCCGTGGTCAAGGCCGACGGCTTCGGCCACGGCGCCGTCACGGTCGCCAGGGCCGCCGTCGCCGCCGGCGCCGGGTGGCTCGGGACGACCAGCGTCGCGGAGGCCGCGGCGTTGCGCGCCGCTCGCCTGGCGGTGCCGATCCTCACCTGGCTGCACCCTTCCGGGATCGACGCCGAGGCGGCCGCCGCCGCCGGGGTCGATGTCGCGGTCGGATCCGTAGACGAGCTCGCCGCACTGCTCGCGCAAGCCACCCCGACGGTCCGGATCCATCTCCATATGGACACCGGAATGTCCCGTGGCGGCTGCCCCCGCGGGCAGTGGGACGAACTGATCGGCCTCGCCCAGCGTGGTCAGCGGGCTCGGAGGGTCCGCGTGGCGGGCGTCATGGGGCATCTGCCGCTGGCCGACCGCGCCGACCCCGCGGCGAACGCGCCCGCGGTCGCCGCCATGCGCCAGGCACGGCAGGCGGTCCGGGCGGCGGGGCTCGGCTCACCGCCGGCCCATCTCGCCGCCACCTCGGGGACGCTGACCGACCCGGCGACGCACTTCGACATGGTCCGCGTCGGGGCGGGGCTGGTCGGCATCGACCCGTCCGGGACGGTGCGGATGCACGACGCGTCCCGTCTGACCGCACCGATCGTCCATACGACGGCGGTCCCGGCTGGCACACCGGTCGGCTACGGCGGCACGTACGTCACCGACCGCGCCACCCATCTGAGCGTCCTGCCCGTCGGGTACGCCGACGGGATCCCGCGCGAATGCTCGCCCCAGGCCGGTGTCGCGATCCGCGGGCGCCGCCTCCCCGTCGCCGGACGGGTCTCGATGGACCAGATCGTGATCGACACCGGCGCCGAGTCCTTCCCGGCCGGCACGTCCGCGACCGTGTTCGGCCCGGACGGGGGCGCGACCCCGACCGTCCACGACTGGGCCCGCTGGGCCGGGACCATTCCGCACACCATCGTCACCGGCATCGGGCCGCGTGTGAAAAGGAGCATCGCATGA
- a CDS encoding D-alanine--D-alanine ligase family protein, translating into MTRRIVMIGGGENAEHDVSLATSAAIAGELRAGGFDVDELIIDRDGTWRHGAEALGSQVAGSLAAALGVIERADVVFPAVHGPSGEDGTLAALCALAHTPMVGSGLRAGALGMDKWATKLAAKAVGIRTAPGRLVTAAEITDVEFEKDVVVKPASAGSSYGVALARDASGLRDALDRAARYDDRILIEDVVAGREIDVAVLREADGRRWASPPLEIHADGLFDTASKYDGSARFTVPADIGGADRTALAEAAVRMFDTLGCAGVARVDFFLTAHGPVLNEVNTMPGMTAQSQVPKMFAAAGLPYRQLVARLVDGATVPVPAHPGPERANP; encoded by the coding sequence ATGACACGGCGGATCGTGATGATCGGCGGCGGCGAGAACGCCGAGCACGACGTCTCGCTGGCCACCTCCGCGGCGATCGCCGGGGAACTGCGCGCGGGCGGGTTCGACGTCGACGAACTGATCATCGACCGTGACGGGACGTGGAGGCACGGAGCGGAGGCGCTGGGATCGCAGGTCGCCGGCTCCCTGGCCGCGGCGCTCGGCGTCATCGAACGCGCCGACGTCGTCTTCCCCGCCGTCCACGGCCCGTCCGGCGAGGACGGGACCCTCGCGGCCCTGTGCGCTCTCGCGCACACGCCGATGGTCGGCTCGGGCCTGCGCGCCGGAGCGCTCGGCATGGACAAGTGGGCGACCAAGCTCGCGGCGAAGGCCGTCGGGATCCGCACCGCCCCCGGCCGGCTGGTGACCGCGGCGGAGATCACCGATGTCGAGTTCGAGAAGGACGTGGTGGTCAAGCCCGCCTCGGCCGGTTCGAGCTACGGTGTCGCCTTGGCCCGCGACGCCTCCGGGCTCCGCGACGCGCTGGACCGCGCGGCGCGCTACGACGACCGGATCCTGATCGAGGACGTCGTCGCGGGCCGGGAGATCGACGTGGCCGTCCTGCGCGAGGCCGACGGCCGCCGGTGGGCGTCGCCGCCCCTGGAGATCCACGCCGACGGCCTCTTCGACACCGCGTCCAAATACGACGGCTCGGCCCGGTTCACCGTCCCCGCCGACATCGGCGGCGCGGACCGGACCGCCCTGGCCGAGGCGGCTGTGCGGATGTTCGACACGCTCGGCTGCGCCGGTGTCGCCCGCGTCGACTTCTTCCTCACCGCCCACGGCCCCGTCCTCAACGAGGTCAACACCATGCCGGGGATGACGGCCCAGTCCCAGGTGCCGAAGATGTTCGCCGCCGCAGGGCTGCCGTACCGGCAGCTGGTCGCGCGCCTGGTCGACGGCGCCACCGTGCCCGTCCCCGCGCACCCGGGCCCGGAGCGCGCGAACCCGTGA
- a CDS encoding response regulator transcription factor, which translates to MRVLIVEDEPYLAEAVRDGLRLEAIAADIAGDGDSALEMLSVNSYDLAVLDRDIPGPSGDEIARRIVASGSGMPILMLTAADRIDDKASGFGLGADDYLTKPFELRELVMRLRALDRRRAHARPPVSEIAGLRLDPFRREVFRDGHYVALTRKQFAVLEVLVAAEGGVVSAEELLERAWDANADPFTNAVRITVSALRKRLGEPWLIATVPGVGYRIDTGDTHE; encoded by the coding sequence ATGCGCGTGCTGATCGTGGAGGACGAGCCCTACCTGGCCGAAGCCGTCCGTGACGGCCTCCGGCTGGAGGCCATCGCGGCCGACATCGCCGGCGACGGCGACTCCGCCCTGGAAATGCTCAGCGTCAACTCCTACGATCTCGCGGTCTTGGATCGTGACATCCCGGGACCGTCCGGCGACGAGATCGCCCGGCGCATCGTCGCGTCCGGCAGCGGCATGCCGATCCTCATGCTCACCGCCGCCGACCGGATCGACGACAAGGCCTCGGGGTTCGGCCTCGGCGCCGACGACTACCTCACCAAGCCGTTCGAGCTCCGGGAACTCGTCATGCGGCTCCGGGCGCTGGACCGCAGGCGCGCGCACGCCCGTCCCCCGGTCAGCGAGATCGCGGGCCTGCGCCTGGACCCCTTCCGCCGGGAGGTCTTCCGCGACGGGCACTACGTCGCGCTCACCCGCAAGCAGTTCGCCGTCCTCGAAGTCCTCGTCGCGGCCGAAGGCGGTGTCGTCAGCGCCGAAGAACTCCTGGAACGGGCCTGGGACGCCAACGCCGACCCCTTCACCAACGCCGTCCGCATCACCGTCTCCGCCCTGCGCAAACGCCTTGGCGAACCCTGGCTCATCGCCACGGTCCCCGGCGTCGGCTACCGCATCGACACCGGCGACACCCATGAATAG
- a CDS encoding sensor histidine kinase → MNRRPGLSTRLKLTLSYAGFLLVAGGLLLAVVRMFLLRYVPDGTLTTGPGSGGHGGPAAPFIPSRSDLQRAFAPRAAQAMAFLLVFGLIGGWILAGRMLAPLTRIADAARMAAEGSLSHRIRMKGARDEFRELADVFDTMLEQLENHVTQQQRFAANASHELRTPLAISQTLLDVARSDPTRDQGELLERLHKVNTRAIDLTEALLLLSRSDRAGFISEPVDLSLTAEEAAETLLPLAEQRRITLDVTGERAQTTGSPELMLRVVTNLVQNAIVHNVPTGGTVTVHTEAHRDTSVLRVENTGHPVPAELLPTLIEPFQRGTQRIRTDEHAGVGLGLAIVHSIVRAHNGILDLTPRPTGGLTATISLPRANCDSEHK, encoded by the coding sequence ATGAATAGACGCCCGGGGCTCAGCACCCGGCTGAAACTCACCCTCAGCTACGCCGGTTTCCTCCTCGTCGCCGGTGGCCTCCTGCTGGCCGTGGTGCGAATGTTCCTGCTGCGCTACGTCCCCGACGGCACGCTGACGACCGGACCGGGGAGCGGCGGGCACGGGGGCCCGGCCGCTCCCTTCATCCCCAGCCGCTCCGACCTCCAGCGCGCGTTCGCCCCCCGCGCGGCCCAAGCCATGGCATTCCTGCTGGTGTTCGGCCTCATCGGAGGATGGATCCTCGCCGGCCGGATGCTCGCACCACTCACCCGGATCGCGGACGCGGCGCGCATGGCCGCGGAAGGATCGCTGTCCCACCGCATCCGCATGAAAGGTGCCAGGGACGAATTCCGCGAACTCGCCGACGTGTTCGACACCATGCTCGAACAACTCGAGAATCACGTCACCCAACAGCAGCGCTTCGCCGCGAACGCCTCCCACGAACTGCGCACCCCGCTGGCGATCTCCCAGACACTCCTGGACGTCGCCCGCAGCGACCCCACCCGCGACCAGGGCGAACTCCTCGAACGCCTCCACAAGGTCAACACGCGGGCGATCGACCTCACCGAGGCCCTCCTCCTGCTCAGCCGCAGCGACCGCGCCGGTTTCATCAGCGAGCCCGTCGACCTCTCCCTCACCGCCGAAGAAGCCGCCGAAACACTGCTCCCCCTCGCCGAACAACGCCGGATCACCCTCGACGTCACCGGCGAAAGAGCCCAGACCACCGGCTCCCCGGAACTGATGCTCCGGGTGGTGACCAACCTCGTCCAGAACGCCATCGTCCACAACGTCCCCACCGGCGGCACCGTGACGGTCCACACCGAAGCGCACCGCGACACAAGCGTCCTCCGGGTCGAGAACACCGGCCACCCGGTCCCCGCGGAACTCCTCCCGACCCTCATCGAACCCTTCCAACGCGGAACACAACGCATCCGCACCGACGAGCACGCCGGCGTCGGCCTGGGACTGGCCATCGTGCACAGCATCGTCCGAGCACACAACGGAATCCTCGACCTTACCCCCCGCCCCACCGGCGGCCTAACCGCCACGATCAGCCTCCCCCGCGCAAACTGCGACTCCGAACACAAGTGA
- a CDS encoding DUF1963 domain-containing protein: protein MSGITEQGRKTVLGALPLALRDKLDRYRSAALESGIPSEDVERWLGLVRRRVILTTEGKGPPAGRLGAPIMLPPGLHVPAVDGEVREHLIATIDFAALPADATNLPLPPDGHLLLFAYPDLDGCDGSAVYIPAGTTVQERKVEYDYDPADLLADMDFDTELQGELRLQEDVSLPDHEFFDTKEIALDLAAHPHAKELREVWSQAPGEGHPRCLRIGGYALDREGYGDPVFDCASKETGIPSVEQFMSEDWVLLAEWYPSGLEHLWSAIVYWAIRKQDLEERRFDRVSVLMNANP from the coding sequence GTGTCCGGAATCACGGAGCAGGGGAGAAAGACGGTGCTGGGTGCGTTGCCGCTGGCGCTGCGGGACAAGTTGGACCGGTACCGTAGCGCGGCGCTTGAGTCTGGGATCCCGTCCGAGGACGTGGAGCGGTGGCTGGGATTGGTCCGTCGACGCGTCATCCTGACGACGGAAGGGAAGGGACCGCCCGCGGGCCGCCTTGGTGCTCCGATAATGCTTCCGCCCGGCCTCCATGTTCCTGCGGTGGACGGGGAAGTTCGCGAGCACCTCATCGCGACCATTGATTTCGCTGCTCTGCCCGCGGATGCGACGAACCTCCCCCTGCCGCCCGATGGGCACCTGCTGCTGTTTGCGTACCCCGACCTGGACGGATGCGATGGATCCGCGGTGTACATCCCTGCTGGGACGACAGTCCAAGAGCGCAAGGTGGAGTACGACTACGATCCGGCCGATCTGCTAGCGGACATGGATTTCGACACCGAACTACAAGGTGAACTGCGTTTGCAGGAAGACGTGTCCCTGCCCGACCATGAGTTCTTTGACACGAAAGAGATCGCCCTCGACCTTGCCGCGCATCCGCATGCCAAAGAGCTGCGTGAGGTGTGGAGCCAGGCCCCTGGTGAGGGCCACCCCCGTTGCCTGCGGATCGGCGGATACGCCTTGGACCGTGAGGGGTACGGGGACCCCGTCTTCGATTGCGCGTCGAAGGAGACGGGAATCCCGTCCGTTGAGCAGTTCATGTCCGAGGACTGGGTGCTTCTGGCCGAATGGTATCCGAGCGGCTTGGAGCACTTGTGGTCCGCCATTGTTTACTGGGCGATCAGAAAGCAGGACCTGGAGGAACGGCGCTTTGATCGGGTGTCGGTCCTCATGAACGCCAATCCCTGA
- a CDS encoding helix-turn-helix domain-containing protein, whose product MGVSSLGDAFSVVMKRHGWSGAALARKLDVSQPWVSMVLAGKRDPGMAKAARLLRTVGWELELVPSEEDDPVRRRRFLASAASVALTPPATGRHPYRDASYVRLLADRLAYTEEQIGGAPLVREALRHVRLVAPAMLGTDTGLQSAASGLARHAALILHDTRDLDNAERVANLSLALAGKGRDTCAQANAYSTLSLIRTYGKPRFRAAEYVRRGLALHDLDDATRAALLVRLARSLAVLPGQERPVRRALEEAQALASRLNPADAAEVMANSGIALADCGLHALGAVDLRKAVAGVESQSPLLAGLYRARLTKSAIRAGDVGAMTEGVASVALVAPLLTSRRMDIHVRHILTGTRPWAAVPEVRKAREQLREVTR is encoded by the coding sequence ATGGGCGTCAGCAGCCTGGGAGATGCGTTCTCCGTCGTCATGAAGCGTCACGGCTGGTCAGGGGCGGCACTCGCACGCAAGCTCGACGTCTCGCAGCCATGGGTTTCGATGGTGCTGGCCGGCAAACGCGATCCCGGCATGGCCAAAGCCGCGCGGCTTCTGCGTACCGTGGGCTGGGAACTGGAACTCGTCCCCAGCGAGGAGGACGACCCTGTGAGACGACGCCGTTTTCTGGCGTCGGCGGCCAGCGTCGCACTGACCCCGCCGGCGACCGGGAGGCACCCCTACCGCGATGCCTCGTATGTGCGGCTGCTCGCAGACCGCCTTGCCTACACCGAGGAACAGATCGGCGGGGCGCCCCTCGTCCGCGAGGCGCTTCGCCACGTCCGTCTTGTCGCGCCCGCCATGCTCGGCACCGACACGGGCCTGCAATCCGCTGCATCCGGCCTCGCCCGCCACGCGGCGCTCATCTTGCACGACACCCGCGACCTCGACAATGCCGAGCGTGTCGCCAACCTGTCCCTCGCCCTCGCTGGGAAGGGGCGCGATACCTGCGCGCAGGCCAACGCTTACTCGACGCTGTCTCTGATCCGCACCTACGGCAAGCCCCGATTCCGCGCGGCCGAATACGTCCGTCGTGGCCTGGCCCTGCATGACCTCGACGACGCCACCCGGGCCGCCCTCCTGGTGCGCCTGGCCCGGTCGCTGGCCGTCCTGCCAGGCCAGGAGCGCCCAGTCCGGCGTGCGCTGGAGGAGGCTCAAGCACTCGCCTCACGATTGAACCCCGCCGATGCTGCCGAGGTGATGGCGAACTCGGGGATCGCCCTCGCCGATTGCGGCCTTCACGCTCTTGGTGCTGTGGATCTGCGGAAGGCCGTCGCTGGGGTGGAGTCGCAATCCCCACTGCTCGCCGGGCTCTACCGGGCCCGGCTGACCAAGTCAGCGATCCGGGCCGGGGACGTCGGTGCGATGACCGAGGGAGTCGCCTCGGTGGCTCTGGTCGCGCCGCTGCTGACATCCCGGCGGATGGACATCCATGTTCGTCACATCCTCACCGGCACCCGCCCGTGGGCGGCGGTGCCGGAGGTCAGGAAGGCGCGCGAGCAACTCCGGGAGGTCACCAGATGA
- a CDS encoding penicillin-binding transpeptidase domain-containing protein: MISIASCGALVGTLTTGCWAEPSAMPAVRDFLIAWEVGNYPAAAKRTVGADRKEVSDALGQVRAQLDAASLRLALGVPGQDTDVKAIDKKGDEADARFSVKVDLGENGQPWTYTGLLHLRRQGGRWKVVWDPSIINPKLKPGQRLAVLTEVPKRAPIRDNQGRSVLREVWAYNVGVYPGRLADQQRTLDGLARQTKIDGGRRLDSERLLGRVRSAPPQQFLPLLTLQVPDHNALIQRLRQIDGLHFEPVKVPIDPMYAPELIGSLGPATADTLQQVGAPYQPGDTIGVSGVQLLQQRRLAGTPTVRVVAQDPTGKNTEELRSWPGQPPQDVRMTLEPTMQRRADNALAGLPVTGSLVALRPSTGEVLAVSNHLTSGRNLAFEGRYPPGMTFGIVSAEALFSEAGMNQSTETTCPGTVTVGGLTFTNKARPDGGFGTHFAYSCRTTLAQLGGRLSAQTLMAEASRLGLGKDWGLSVPAFTGSVPAPANDGEKAATMIGEGKVQVSPLAMALVAAAAQNGTWKAPYILKDISKADQVPPTNLQRESISSLKKLLSRSIRTGLATPARVSGDVVGVAALPAVTEGGQKREISWFVGSRGDLAFAVALEGHVSAAKVAATFLRGVPSGSRGTP; the protein is encoded by the coding sequence GTGATCTCGATCGCGTCCTGCGGCGCGCTCGTCGGCACGCTCACGACGGGCTGCTGGGCGGAGCCGTCCGCGATGCCCGCCGTCCGCGACTTCCTGATCGCCTGGGAGGTCGGCAACTACCCGGCGGCCGCCAAGCGGACGGTCGGCGCCGACCGCAAGGAGGTCTCCGACGCCCTCGGCCAGGTCCGCGCCCAGCTCGACGCCGCGTCGCTGCGCCTCGCCCTCGGCGTCCCCGGCCAGGACACCGACGTCAAGGCGATCGACAAGAAGGGCGACGAGGCCGACGCCCGCTTCTCGGTCAAGGTCGACCTCGGCGAGAACGGCCAGCCCTGGACGTACACGGGCCTGCTGCACCTGCGGCGCCAGGGCGGCAGGTGGAAGGTCGTCTGGGACCCGTCCATCATCAACCCGAAGCTGAAGCCGGGCCAGCGGCTCGCGGTGCTGACCGAGGTCCCGAAACGCGCCCCCATCCGCGACAACCAGGGCCGCTCCGTCCTGCGCGAGGTCTGGGCCTACAACGTCGGCGTGTACCCCGGGCGCCTCGCGGACCAGCAGCGCACCCTGGACGGCCTCGCCCGCCAGACCAAGATCGACGGCGGCCGCCGGCTGGACTCCGAGCGCCTGCTCGGCCGCGTCCGCTCCGCGCCGCCGCAGCAGTTCCTGCCGCTGCTGACCCTCCAGGTCCCCGACCACAACGCGCTCATCCAGCGGCTCCGCCAGATCGACGGGCTGCACTTCGAGCCCGTCAAGGTCCCCATCGACCCCATGTACGCGCCGGAGCTGATCGGCAGCCTCGGCCCCGCCACCGCCGACACGCTCCAGCAGGTCGGCGCCCCCTACCAGCCCGGCGACACCATCGGCGTCAGCGGCGTCCAGCTCCTCCAGCAGCGCCGCCTGGCCGGCACCCCGACCGTCCGGGTCGTCGCGCAGGACCCGACCGGCAAGAACACCGAGGAACTGCGCTCCTGGCCGGGCCAGCCGCCGCAGGACGTCCGCATGACCCTTGAGCCCACCATGCAGCGCAGGGCCGACAACGCCCTCGCCGGCCTGCCCGTCACCGGCTCACTCGTCGCCCTCCGCCCGAGCACCGGCGAGGTCCTCGCCGTGTCCAACCACCTGACCAGCGGCAGGAACCTCGCGTTCGAGGGCCGCTACCCGCCCGGCATGACCTTCGGGATCGTCTCCGCCGAGGCCCTGTTCTCCGAGGCCGGGATGAACCAGTCCACCGAGACGACCTGCCCCGGCACCGTCACCGTCGGCGGCCTGACCTTCACCAACAAGGCGCGCCCCGACGGGGGCTTCGGCACCCACTTCGCCTACTCCTGCCGGACGACCCTCGCCCAGCTCGGCGGCAGGCTCAGCGCGCAGACGCTCATGGCGGAGGCGTCCCGTCTCGGCCTCGGCAAGGACTGGGGGCTGTCCGTCCCCGCCTTCACCGGCTCGGTCCCGGCCCCCGCCAACGACGGCGAGAAGGCCGCCACCATGATCGGCGAGGGCAAGGTCCAGGTCAGCCCCCTCGCCATGGCCCTGGTCGCCGCCGCCGCCCAGAACGGCACCTGGAAGGCCCCCTACATCCTCAAGGACATCTCCAAGGCCGACCAGGTCCCGCCCACCAACCTCCAGCGCGAATCCATCTCCAGCCTCAAGAAGCTCCTCTCCCGCTCCATCAGGACCGGCCTCGCCACCCCCGCCCGCGTGTCCGGCGACGTCGTCGGCGTCGCCGCCCTGCCCGCCGTCACCGAGGGCGGCCAGAAACGCGAGATCTCCTGGTTCGTGGGCTCCCGAGGCGACCTCGCCTTCGCCGTGGCCCTCGAAGGCCACGTCTCCGCCGCCAAGGTCGCCGCCACGTTCCTCCGCGGCGTCCCGTCCGGCAGCAGAGGCACCCCCTGA
- the smpB gene encoding SsrA-binding protein SmpB, with protein sequence MPRDTGRKLIAQNKRARYDYHIDDTWEAGMVLMGTEVKALRAGRASLADGYAHVMDGEVWLEHVHIPEYTQGTWTNHAPRRRRKLLLHRREIQKIIAKSSEPGWTLIPLALYFKDGKAKVEIGLARGKKSYDKRQAIAKREADREMQKAAAARFRRR encoded by the coding sequence GTGCCACGCGACACAGGGCGCAAGCTCATCGCCCAGAACAAGCGTGCCCGCTACGACTACCACATCGACGACACCTGGGAAGCGGGCATGGTGCTCATGGGCACCGAGGTGAAGGCGCTGCGCGCCGGACGCGCGTCCCTCGCCGACGGGTACGCCCACGTGATGGACGGCGAGGTGTGGCTGGAGCACGTCCACATCCCCGAGTACACGCAGGGCACCTGGACGAACCACGCCCCCCGGCGCCGCCGCAAGCTGCTGCTGCACCGCCGCGAGATCCAGAAGATCATCGCCAAGTCGTCCGAGCCCGGGTGGACGCTGATACCCCTCGCGCTGTACTTCAAGGACGGCAAGGCCAAGGTCGAGATCGGCCTGGCCCGTGGTAAGAAGTCCTACGACAAGCGGCAGGCCATCGCCAAGCGGGAAGCCGACCGGGAGATGCAGAAGGCCGCGGCGGCCCGGTTCAGGAGACGGTGA
- the ftsX gene encoding permease-like cell division protein FtsX, translating into MRAQFVLQEIWIGLRRNMTMTISLVITVAIAMALFGTGLLLRNQVDESKSYWYDKIEVSIFLCAKTSSNQSCQKRDVTPEQRDALKGQLEKMSQVSNVQYETKQQAYARFKDRFSGSPGFVESTREGDIPDSFRVKLKNPEEYKAVAQAMLGQPGVDTVINEQEILKKFFRILNGLQVAALLIALIQVVAAVLLVGNTVRLSAFNRRRETGIMRLVGASNTYIQMPFILEGAIAGMIGGLFASILLVFSKLFLVDRLAEDVQLVSKLGWSNVVFVIIVSICFGVLLCAIASFLTLRRYLKI; encoded by the coding sequence ATGCGCGCACAGTTCGTTCTCCAGGAGATCTGGATCGGTCTCCGCCGGAACATGACGATGACCATCTCCCTCGTCATCACGGTCGCCATCGCCATGGCGCTCTTCGGCACCGGCCTGCTCCTGCGCAACCAGGTGGACGAGTCCAAGAGCTACTGGTACGACAAGATCGAGGTCTCGATCTTCCTGTGCGCCAAGACCAGCTCCAACCAGAGCTGCCAGAAGCGTGACGTCACGCCCGAGCAGCGGGACGCGCTCAAGGGGCAGCTGGAGAAGATGTCCCAGGTCTCCAACGTGCAGTACGAGACCAAGCAGCAGGCGTACGCGCGGTTCAAGGACCGCTTCTCCGGATCGCCCGGTTTCGTGGAGAGCACCCGCGAGGGCGACATCCCCGACTCGTTCCGGGTGAAGCTGAAGAACCCGGAGGAGTACAAGGCGGTCGCCCAGGCGATGCTCGGCCAGCCGGGCGTCGACACGGTGATCAACGAGCAGGAGATCCTGAAGAAGTTCTTCCGGATCCTCAACGGGCTCCAGGTCGCCGCGCTGCTCATCGCCCTGATCCAGGTGGTGGCCGCGGTGCTGCTGGTCGGCAACACCGTCCGGTTGTCGGCGTTCAACCGGCGCCGGGAGACGGGCATCATGCGGCTCGTCGGCGCGTCCAACACCTATATCCAGATGCCCTTCATCCTGGAGGGCGCCATCGCGGGCATGATCGGCGGGCTGTTCGCCTCGATCCTGCTGGTGTTCAGCAAGCTGTTCCTCGTCGACCGGCTCGCCGAGGACGTCCAGCTCGTCAGCAAGCTCGGCTGGAGCAACGTCGTCTTCGTGATCATCGTCTCGATCTGCTTCGGCGTGCTCCTGTGCGCCATCGCGTCGTTCCTTACGCTGCGGAGATATCTGAAGATCTGA
- the ftsE gene encoding cell division ATP-binding protein FtsE produces the protein MIHFDNVTKVYPSQNRPALQHVNVAIEKGEFLFLVGPSGSGKSTFLRLILKEERPSQGHVHVAGKDLSRLTNWKVPHLRRRIGCVFQDFRLLPNKNVFENVAFALEVIGKPRRFIGKVVPEVIDLVGLEGKAHRMPDELSGGEQQRVAIARAFVNRPMILLADEPTGNIDPATSIGIMKVLDRINRTGTTVVMATHDAAIVDAFRKRVVELEDGRVVRDQSRGVYGQAY, from the coding sequence GTGATCCATTTCGACAACGTCACCAAGGTCTACCCGAGCCAGAACCGGCCCGCCCTGCAGCATGTGAACGTCGCCATCGAGAAGGGCGAGTTCCTGTTCCTGGTGGGTCCCTCCGGCTCCGGCAAGTCGACCTTCCTGCGACTCATCCTCAAAGAGGAACGTCCTTCCCAGGGTCACGTGCACGTGGCGGGCAAGGACCTGAGCAGGCTGACCAACTGGAAGGTGCCGCACCTGCGCCGCAGAATCGGCTGCGTCTTCCAGGACTTCCGGCTGCTCCCCAACAAGAACGTCTTCGAGAACGTCGCGTTCGCCCTTGAGGTGATCGGCAAGCCGCGGCGTTTCATCGGCAAGGTCGTGCCGGAGGTCATCGACCTGGTCGGCCTGGAGGGCAAGGCCCATCGGATGCCGGACGAGCTGTCCGGCGGCGAGCAGCAGCGCGTCGCCATCGCGCGGGCGTTCGTCAACCGGCCGATGATCCTGCTGGCGGACGAGCCCACGGGGAACATCGACCCCGCCACGTCCATCGGCATCATGAAGGTGCTGGACCGGATCAACCGGACCGGCACCACCGTCGTCATGGCCACGCACGACGCCGCGATCGTCGACGCGTTCCGCAAACGCGTCGTCGAGCTGGAGGACGGACGGGTCGTCCGCGACCAGTCGCGCGGCGTGTACGGCCAGGCCTACTGA